The following coding sequences lie in one Frigoribacterium sp. SL97 genomic window:
- a CDS encoding DNA repair helicase XPB produces the protein MTGPLIVQSDRTVLLEVAHEQAEDARHDLSVFAELERAPEHVHTYRITRLGLWNARAAGHSADDMLGTLEKYSKFPVPQSVSVDIAETVARYGRIVIERDGDQLLLRGTDSSVLSEVTRAKKVGELLGVKRADDLWELLPWARGEVKQQLVKLGWPAEDHAGYTPGTPHAIDLDESDWHLRDYQQKAIDNFFEGGSGVVVLPCGAGKTLVGAGAMAAAGTTTLILVTNTVSARQWRDELLKRTSLTEDEIGEYSGSVKEVKPVTIATYQILTARRGGKYTHLSLLDALDWGLVVYDEVHLLPAPVFKLTAELQARRRLGLTATLVREDGRESDVFSLIGPKRFDAPWKEIEAQGFISPASCYEVRVDLPQEARLEYAASPDDERYRLAATAPAKLDVVKHLVARHDGEQILVIGQYLDQLDELAAVLDAPTLTGSTAIDERERLYQRFRDGDLKVLVVSKVANFSVDLPEATVAIQVSGSYGSRQEEAQRLGRLLRPKKSGLPASFYTLVSRDTVDQDFAQNRQRFLAEQGYSYTILDSPVVAA, from the coding sequence ATGACCGGACCCCTGATCGTGCAGAGCGATCGCACCGTCCTGCTCGAGGTCGCGCACGAGCAGGCGGAGGACGCGCGGCACGACCTGAGCGTCTTCGCCGAGCTCGAGCGCGCTCCCGAGCACGTGCACACCTACCGCATCACCCGCCTCGGACTGTGGAACGCACGGGCGGCCGGGCACAGTGCCGACGACATGCTCGGTACGCTCGAGAAGTACAGCAAGTTCCCGGTGCCGCAGAGCGTCAGCGTCGACATCGCCGAGACCGTCGCCCGCTACGGCCGCATCGTCATCGAGCGCGACGGCGACCAGTTGCTGCTGCGCGGCACCGACAGCTCCGTGCTGAGCGAGGTCACCCGGGCCAAGAAGGTCGGCGAGCTGCTCGGCGTCAAGCGGGCCGACGACCTGTGGGAGCTCCTGCCGTGGGCGCGCGGCGAGGTCAAGCAACAGCTCGTCAAGCTCGGCTGGCCCGCCGAGGACCACGCCGGTTACACGCCCGGCACCCCGCACGCCATCGACCTCGACGAGAGCGACTGGCACCTGCGCGACTACCAGCAGAAGGCGATCGACAACTTCTTCGAGGGCGGCTCGGGCGTCGTCGTGCTGCCGTGCGGCGCCGGCAAGACCCTCGTCGGGGCCGGGGCCATGGCGGCCGCCGGCACCACCACGCTGATCCTCGTCACGAACACCGTCTCCGCGCGACAGTGGCGGGACGAGCTGCTCAAGCGCACCTCGCTGACCGAGGACGAGATCGGCGAGTACTCCGGCTCGGTGAAAGAGGTCAAGCCGGTCACCATCGCCACCTACCAGATCCTCACGGCCCGCCGTGGGGGCAAGTACACGCACCTCTCGCTGCTCGACGCGCTCGACTGGGGCCTGGTCGTCTACGACGAGGTGCACCTCCTGCCCGCGCCGGTCTTCAAGCTGACGGCCGAGCTGCAGGCCCGCAGGCGCCTCGGCCTCACCGCCACGCTGGTCCGCGAGGACGGCCGCGAGAGCGACGTCTTCAGCCTGATCGGCCCCAAGCGCTTCGACGCCCCGTGGAAGGAGATCGAGGCCCAGGGCTTCATCTCGCCGGCCTCGTGCTACGAGGTGCGGGTCGACCTCCCCCAGGAGGCGCGGCTCGAGTACGCGGCCTCCCCCGACGACGAGCGCTACCGGTTGGCCGCGACGGCCCCGGCCAAGCTCGACGTGGTCAAGCACCTCGTGGCCCGGCACGACGGCGAGCAGATCCTCGTCATCGGCCAGTACCTCGACCAGCTCGACGAGCTCGCCGCGGTGCTCGACGCCCCCACGCTGACCGGCAGCACGGCCATCGACGAGCGCGAGCGCCTCTACCAGCGCTTCCGCGACGGCGACCTCAAGGTGCTCGTCGTCTCGAAGGTGGCCAACTTCTCGGTCGACCTGCCCGAGGCGACCGTGGCCATCCAGGTGAGCGGCTCGTACGGGTCGCGGCAAGAAGAGGCACAGCGACTCGGTCGTCTGCTGCGGCCGAAGAAGTCGGGTTTGCCGGCCTCGTTCTACACGCTCGTCAGCCGCGA
- a CDS encoding helicase-associated domain-containing protein, producing MASALDLAGVLRAIDDDDLLRRLARRQVRASSVHDAFDLADVLLEPASVRDALAHLDRVALIVLQVVRVPGDVDAVHERIDAAFDVDRETVAAALDRVDEAFLVVRRGDSVSTLDAVGERLDDDPALALEVLTSERPPVVLETVLDQARDDADARSAERLYAVVIEVAEILRALEQSPARELAKGGLALPESRRLAEAARIDVDDVATVLAIAVRAGLAAPSPDGWVVAADATDWLRASWPDRWQTLTRAWLASLPTEILAVLEQRVDTSWGLPLREFSDWSYPAGGSWITERIAAFSRSAEVLGLTSDDTPTSAAVALFRDGPAAARTRVAALLPDAVEQVYLQHDLSVVSPGPLSPAIDARLRVIAVVESAGLAATYRITEGGLQRALSEGESADSLREFLGGISSTGIPQPLDYLIQQSAERHGRYRVRAIAPGGAPAGVPGDALSLVVADDRASLDTLEVDQSLSPLALTRVDATTVASRFERDTVFWSLSDERYPVVVVDEGGAEVVPPSRRRPRRPAPIETRDPLRELVQRLHTDPGSGDESTDRAWIARQLDAAVKGRLTVTVTVAMPDGSTTTLDMEPTGIGGGRVRGRDKKSDVERTLPLKNVVAVASRD from the coding sequence ATGGCTAGTGCACTCGACCTCGCAGGCGTCCTGCGCGCCATCGACGACGACGACCTGTTGCGCCGCCTCGCTCGACGGCAGGTCCGGGCGTCGAGCGTCCACGACGCCTTCGACCTCGCGGACGTCCTGCTCGAGCCGGCCAGCGTGCGCGACGCCCTCGCCCACCTCGACCGCGTCGCGCTCATCGTGCTGCAGGTCGTGCGGGTGCCGGGCGACGTCGACGCCGTGCACGAGCGCATCGACGCCGCCTTCGACGTCGACCGCGAGACGGTGGCCGCCGCGCTCGACCGCGTGGACGAGGCCTTCCTCGTGGTCCGCCGCGGCGACTCCGTCTCGACCCTCGACGCCGTGGGCGAGCGACTCGACGACGACCCCGCCCTGGCCCTCGAGGTCCTCACCTCCGAGCGACCGCCGGTCGTGCTCGAGACCGTCCTCGACCAGGCCCGCGACGACGCCGACGCCCGCTCGGCCGAGCGGCTCTACGCCGTCGTCATCGAGGTGGCCGAGATCCTCCGTGCCCTCGAGCAGTCACCTGCCCGCGAGCTCGCGAAGGGGGGCCTGGCCCTGCCCGAATCGAGGCGCCTCGCCGAGGCCGCCCGCATCGACGTCGACGACGTGGCGACCGTGCTCGCCATCGCCGTGCGGGCCGGGTTGGCCGCGCCGAGCCCGGACGGCTGGGTCGTGGCCGCCGACGCGACCGACTGGCTCCGCGCCTCCTGGCCCGACCGGTGGCAGACGCTGACGCGGGCCTGGCTCGCATCGCTGCCGACCGAGATCCTCGCGGTGCTCGAGCAACGCGTCGACACGTCGTGGGGACTGCCGCTGCGCGAGTTCTCCGACTGGTCCTACCCGGCCGGGGGCAGCTGGATCACCGAGCGCATCGCCGCGTTCTCGCGCAGCGCCGAGGTGCTGGGCCTGACCTCCGACGACACCCCCACCTCGGCGGCCGTCGCCCTGTTCCGCGACGGTCCGGCCGCCGCCCGCACCCGGGTCGCCGCCCTGCTGCCCGACGCGGTCGAGCAGGTCTACCTGCAGCACGACCTCAGCGTCGTGTCGCCCGGGCCCCTGTCGCCCGCCATCGACGCCCGGCTCCGCGTCATCGCGGTGGTCGAGAGCGCAGGCCTCGCGGCCACCTACCGCATCACCGAGGGCGGACTGCAACGGGCCCTGAGCGAGGGCGAGTCCGCCGATTCGCTGCGCGAGTTCCTCGGCGGCATCTCGTCGACGGGCATCCCCCAGCCGCTCGACTACCTGATCCAGCAGAGCGCCGAACGGCACGGGCGCTACCGCGTCCGCGCGATCGCGCCGGGCGGCGCCCCCGCGGGCGTGCCGGGCGACGCGCTGTCGCTCGTGGTCGCGGACGACCGCGCGAGCCTCGACACCCTCGAGGTCGACCAGTCACTCTCGCCCCTCGCCCTGACCCGGGTCGACGCGACGACCGTGGCGAGCCGGTTCGAACGCGACACCGTCTTCTGGTCGTTGAGCGACGAGCGCTACCCCGTCGTCGTGGTCGACGAGGGCGGTGCCGAGGTCGTCCCGCCGTCCCGACGCCGACCCCGGCGACCGGCCCCGATCGAGACGCGTGACCCGCTGCGCGAACTCGTCCAGCGTCTGCACACCGACCCCGGCTCCGGTGACGAGTCCACGGACCGTGCCTGGATCGCCCGCCAGCTCGACGCCGCCGTGAAGGGCCGTCTGACGGTCACCGTGACGGTCGCGATGCCCGACGGCAGCACCACCACCCTCGACATGGAGCCCACCGGCATCGGCGGCGGACGCGTCCGCGGTCGCGACAAGAAGTCCGACGTCGAGCGCACGCTGCCGCTGAAGAACGTGGTGGCGGTCGCGAGTCGCGACTGA
- a CDS encoding cold-shock protein — MPTGKVKFYDDEKGFGFISSDDGQEVFLHASALPAGTVGVKAGTRLEYGIADGKRGAQALSVRVLEAAPSLAKMNRRSADDMAVIVEDLVKVLDKAGGDLRHGRYPQNGARIAVLLRTVADSFDA, encoded by the coding sequence ATGCCCACCGGCAAGGTCAAGTTCTACGACGACGAGAAGGGCTTCGGCTTCATCAGCAGCGATGACGGCCAAGAGGTCTTCCTCCACGCGTCGGCCCTGCCCGCCGGCACCGTGGGTGTCAAGGCGGGAACCCGCCTCGAGTACGGCATCGCCGACGGCAAGCGCGGCGCGCAGGCCCTGTCGGTCCGCGTGCTCGAAGCCGCCCCCAGCCTCGCCAAGATGAACCGTCGCTCCGCCGACGACATGGCCGTCATCGTCGAAGACCTCGTCAAGGTGCTCGACAAGGCCGGCGGCGACCTCCGTCACGGCCGGTACCCGCAGAACGGCGCCCGCATCGCCGTCCTGCTGCGCACCGTCGCGGACTCGTTCGATGCCTGA
- a CDS encoding DUF3027 domain-containing protein, with protein sequence MPEAATRTPWSELARRALTEITPDETIGAEADPIDDEPGVTSVRFATLLPGYPGWHWTVSVAHLDGEEPSVLEAELMPGDGALLAPDWVPWADRLADMKAQEAHGDDEDDESDEDDDEDDSDDDDADDEDESDDERGSIVHGGDVDGVDIDDLVDASEDSDDDSDDSGRAVDAPVVPAAHPEADLDDDSHDDDWDGEDEDPLSRRRK encoded by the coding sequence ATGCCTGAGGCCGCCACGCGCACGCCCTGGTCCGAGCTCGCCCGTCGCGCCCTCACCGAGATCACGCCCGACGAGACGATCGGTGCCGAGGCCGACCCGATCGACGACGAGCCCGGCGTCACCTCGGTGCGCTTCGCCACGCTGCTGCCCGGCTACCCCGGCTGGCACTGGACGGTCAGCGTCGCCCACCTCGACGGCGAAGAGCCCTCGGTGCTCGAGGCCGAGCTCATGCCCGGTGACGGCGCCCTGCTCGCCCCGGACTGGGTGCCGTGGGCCGACCGCCTCGCCGACATGAAGGCCCAGGAGGCGCACGGCGACGACGAGGACGACGAGTCGGACGAGGACGACGACGAAGACGACTCGGACGACGACGACGCGGACGACGAGGACGAGTCCGACGACGAGCGCGGGTCGATCGTGCACGGCGGCGACGTGGACGGCGTCGACATCGACGACCTGGTCGACGCCTCCGAGGACTCCGACGACGACTCCGACGATTCCGGGCGGGCCGTGGACGCACCCGTCGTGCCGGCCGCGCACCCCGAGGCGGACCTCGACGACGACTCGCACGACGACGACTGGGACGGCGAGGATGAAGATCCGCTGAGCAGGCGACGGAAGTAG
- the serC gene encoding phosphoserine transaminase, giving the protein MADIRIPTDLLPTDGRFGCGPSKVRAAQLEHLVTAGATILGTSHRQAPVKDLVGRVRAELGELFRLPDGYEVVLGNGGSTAFWDAAAFGLVEKRAENLSFGEFGSKFAKAVAAPWLEAPHVVTAEGGSLAEVEVLEGVDVYAWPHNETSTGVMAPVTRVAGDPGALTVVDATSAAGGIDVDASQADVYYFAPQKNFASDGGLWFALFSPAAIERVERIAASGRYVPEFLSLKNAVDNSRLDQTLNTPALTTLLLLEDQTRWMLENGGLAWADARTRESSSALYDWATASEYATPFVVDPSHRSQVVATIDFAESIDAAAIAKVLRANGIVDTEPYRKLGRNQLRVATFTAIEPDDVRQLIRSIEFVVDAL; this is encoded by the coding sequence ATGGCGGACATCCGGATTCCCACTGACCTCTTGCCCACCGACGGCCGCTTCGGTTGCGGCCCTTCGAAGGTGCGGGCCGCCCAGCTCGAGCACCTCGTCACCGCCGGCGCGACGATCCTCGGCACCTCGCACCGTCAGGCCCCCGTGAAGGACCTGGTGGGTCGCGTCCGCGCCGAACTGGGCGAGCTCTTCCGCCTGCCCGACGGCTACGAGGTCGTGCTGGGCAACGGCGGCTCGACCGCCTTCTGGGACGCGGCGGCGTTCGGGCTCGTCGAGAAGCGTGCCGAGAACCTGTCGTTCGGCGAGTTCGGCTCGAAGTTCGCCAAGGCCGTCGCGGCCCCCTGGCTCGAGGCCCCCCACGTGGTCACCGCCGAGGGCGGCTCGTTGGCCGAGGTGGAGGTGCTCGAGGGCGTCGACGTCTACGCCTGGCCGCACAACGAGACCTCGACCGGCGTCATGGCCCCGGTCACCCGCGTCGCGGGCGACCCCGGCGCCCTCACCGTCGTCGACGCGACGAGCGCGGCGGGCGGCATCGACGTCGACGCCTCGCAGGCCGACGTCTACTACTTCGCCCCGCAGAAGAACTTCGCGAGCGACGGCGGCCTCTGGTTCGCGCTCTTCTCCCCCGCGGCGATCGAGCGCGTCGAGCGGATCGCCGCCAGCGGCCGTTACGTCCCCGAGTTCCTCAGCCTCAAGAACGCCGTCGACAACTCGCGGCTCGACCAGACGTTGAACACGCCCGCCCTGACGACCCTGCTGCTGCTCGAGGACCAGACCCGCTGGATGCTCGAGAACGGCGGACTCGCCTGGGCCGACGCCCGCACGCGCGAGTCGTCGTCGGCGCTCTACGACTGGGCCACCGCCTCCGAGTACGCGACCCCGTTCGTCGTCGACCCGTCGCACCGTTCCCAGGTCGTGGCGACCATCGACTTCGCCGAGTCGATCGACGCCGCCGCGATCGCGAAGGTGCTCCGCGCCAACGGCATCGTCGACACCGAGCCCTACCGCAAGCTCGGCCGCAACCAGTTGCGCGTCGCGACCTTCACGGCCATCGAGCCCGACGACGTCCGCCAGCTGATCCGGTCGATCGAGTTCGTCGTCGACGCCCTCTGA
- a CDS encoding metal-dependent transcriptional regulator, translated as MTDLVDTTEMYLRTILDLEEENIVPLRARISERLGHSGPTVSQTIARMERDGLVVVSGDRHLELTHDGRAKATHVMRKHRLAERLLADVIGLDWAYVHDEACRWEHVMSEQVERRLLDMLDHPTESPYGNPIPGLDELGDSPAGRFLDGVVNLVAVLAEHPEGVTRPIRRLAEPVQFEPELLQQLQGAGVLPGGVATLRSAGSYVFVKVEGHDEGLELPTEVAQHIYVGL; from the coding sequence TTGACCGATCTCGTCGACACCACAGAGATGTACCTGCGCACGATCCTCGACCTCGAAGAAGAGAACATCGTGCCGCTGCGTGCGCGCATCTCCGAGCGTCTCGGCCACTCCGGTCCGACCGTGTCGCAGACCATCGCCCGCATGGAACGCGACGGCCTGGTCGTCGTCTCCGGCGACCGACACCTCGAGCTCACGCACGACGGACGCGCGAAGGCGACGCACGTCATGCGCAAGCACCGCCTCGCCGAGCGACTGCTCGCCGACGTGATCGGCCTCGACTGGGCCTACGTGCACGACGAGGCCTGCCGGTGGGAGCACGTCATGAGCGAGCAGGTCGAACGACGACTGCTCGACATGCTCGACCACCCGACCGAGTCGCCCTACGGCAACCCGATCCCCGGGCTCGACGAGCTCGGCGACTCGCCCGCGGGGCGCTTCCTCGACGGCGTGGTCAACCTCGTGGCCGTGCTCGCCGAGCACCCCGAGGGCGTCACCCGGCCGATCCGTCGCCTGGCCGAGCCGGTGCAGTTCGAGCCCGAGCTGCTGCAGCAGTTGCAGGGCGCCGGCGTGCTGCCGGGCGGCGTCGCGACCCTTCGCTCGGCAGGGTCGTACGTCTTCGTCAAGGTCGAGGGCCATGACGAGGGCCTCGAGCTGCCGACCGAGGTCGCACAGCACATCTACGTCGGGCTCTGA
- a CDS encoding C40 family peptidase has protein sequence MRPNRTVATRTPADLPTRSSLRRAQATAAPAARPGRPSVKRSVVSVTVMTLTAGLIGTMALPAFASNPAAANGPSVGAASTSSSTSHAQSVAVADDVALADATRDGYTATSQADLNAAALASQREAERAALAASYASYTGPTAAQNVAAATTSATGTVATPGAFSLSAVYATALQYVGTPYVFGGATPAGFDCSGFVMYVYSQYGISLPHSVTRQGALGTPISAAEAQPGDVVIFNDGSHDGFYAGNGMILDAPKPGGSVSVRPLWTSAVHYVRYGA, from the coding sequence GTGCGCCCGAACCGCACCGTCGCCACCCGCACCCCCGCCGATCTGCCGACCCGCTCGTCGCTGCGTCGCGCCCAGGCCACGGCCGCGCCCGCCGCCCGCCCGGGCCGCCCGTCGGTCAAGCGCAGCGTGGTCTCGGTGACCGTGATGACGCTCACCGCCGGTCTGATCGGCACGATGGCGCTGCCGGCGTTCGCGTCGAACCCGGCGGCGGCGAACGGCCCGAGCGTCGGCGCCGCGTCGACGAGCTCGTCGACCAGCCACGCGCAGAGCGTCGCGGTCGCGGACGACGTCGCCCTCGCGGACGCCACCCGAGACGGCTACACGGCGACGTCGCAGGCGGACCTCAACGCGGCCGCCCTCGCCAGCCAGCGTGAGGCCGAGCGTGCGGCCTTGGCCGCGAGCTACGCCAGCTACACGGGCCCGACGGCCGCCCAGAACGTGGCCGCCGCGACGACCTCGGCGACGGGCACCGTCGCCACGCCGGGAGCGTTCAGCCTCAGCGCCGTCTACGCGACGGCCCTGCAGTACGTCGGCACGCCCTACGTCTTCGGTGGCGCGACCCCGGCCGGCTTCGACTGCTCGGGCTTCGTGATGTACGTCTACTCGCAGTACGGCATCTCGCTGCCGCACTCGGTCACCCGGCAGGGAGCCCTGGGCACGCCGATCTCGGCCGCCGAGGCGCAGCCCGGCGACGTCGTCATCTTCAACGACGGGTCGCACGACGGGTTCTACGCCGGCAACGGCATGATCCTCGACGCACCGAAGCCCGGTGGCTCGGTCAGCGTCCGCCCGCTGTGGACCTCCGCGGTGCACTACGTGCGCTACGGGGCGTAG
- a CDS encoding HNH endonuclease, with product MRTLVLNAGYEPLAVVSDRRALVLVMSQKATVVAADAEHPVLGAATSWDRPSVIVLTRYVRIPHTRQIPVSRRGVMRRDSHRCAYCGRSATTIDHVQPRSRGGADSWENLVACCLKCNNLKSDRTPHEMGWELLFTPKPPHGVGWVVRGMERTQANWDEYLAAA from the coding sequence ATGCGCACTCTCGTCCTGAACGCCGGTTACGAGCCCCTCGCCGTCGTGTCCGACCGGCGGGCCCTCGTCCTCGTCATGAGCCAGAAGGCGACCGTCGTCGCCGCCGATGCGGAACACCCCGTGCTCGGGGCGGCGACGTCGTGGGATCGCCCGTCGGTCATCGTGCTGACGCGGTACGTGCGCATCCCGCACACCCGGCAGATCCCCGTCTCGAGGCGGGGCGTCATGCGGCGCGACTCGCACCGGTGCGCCTACTGCGGTCGGTCCGCGACGACGATCGACCACGTGCAGCCGCGGTCGCGGGGCGGGGCGGACAGCTGGGAGAACCTCGTCGCGTGCTGCCTCAAGTGCAACAACCTCAAGAGCGACCGCACCCCGCACGAGATGGGCTGGGAGCTGCTCTTCACGCCCAAGCCGCCGCACGGGGTCGGCTGGGTCGTGCGCGGCATGGAGCGGACGCAGGCGAACTGGGACGAGTACCTCGCCGCTGCGTGA
- a CDS encoding phosphatase PAP2 family protein, producing MPTAAETARTTRYDRQIGRRDLTEWRSRPGRRLASRHKAVAQKVGARRALVATLAVGGGIALAATAGAAYIYDGVTGRDGIESLDRPALERAKKLRSPATNGAAAALAHVFGPVVLPAVTVGAAAAFGFRDRHPSPVALVVAAGAGSLAMTVVGKRLIKRNRPDRHEAIPPYEKSPSFPSGHTLNTTTILGVLAYLLALRQEKQAPQVALVGAAAGTAGVVGLSRVLLGAHWFTDVAVGWVSGIGWLSLIVTSHRLYLSTQDDDDVHE from the coding sequence ATGCCGACCGCCGCTGAGACCGCCCGCACGACCCGCTACGACCGGCAGATCGGCCGTCGCGACCTCACCGAGTGGCGCTCGAGGCCGGGCCGGCGTCTCGCGTCGCGGCACAAGGCCGTCGCCCAGAAGGTCGGCGCCCGCCGCGCCCTGGTCGCGACGCTCGCCGTCGGTGGAGGCATCGCCCTCGCGGCGACCGCCGGGGCGGCCTACATCTACGACGGTGTCACGGGTCGGGACGGCATCGAGAGCCTCGACCGGCCGGCGCTCGAGCGTGCGAAGAAGCTCCGGAGCCCGGCGACGAACGGCGCGGCCGCCGCCCTCGCCCACGTCTTCGGGCCCGTCGTCCTGCCCGCCGTCACCGTCGGAGCCGCAGCGGCCTTCGGCTTCCGGGATCGCCACCCCAGCCCCGTCGCCCTCGTCGTGGCGGCCGGTGCGGGATCGCTCGCCATGACGGTCGTGGGCAAGAGGCTCATCAAGCGCAACCGGCCCGACCGTCACGAAGCCATCCCGCCGTACGAGAAGTCCCCGTCGTTCCCGTCCGGCCACACGCTGAACACCACCACGATCCTCGGCGTGCTCGCCTACCTCCTGGCTCTTCGGCAGGAGAAGCAGGCGCCGCAGGTCGCCCTCGTGGGCGCCGCAGCCGGGACGGCCGGCGTCGTGGGGTTGTCCCGCGTGCTGCTCGGGGCCCACTGGTTCACCGACGTCGCCGTCGGCTGGGTCAGCGGCATCGGCTGGCTCTCGCTGATCGTCACGAGCCACCGGCTCTACCTCAGCACCCAGGACGACGACGACGTCCACGAGTGA
- a CDS encoding sensor histidine kinase, with the protein MTNRPSPRTPATAGRDGWAAGATRRAGHLVDRMRRHMERRPIMPAALAFSATTAVGTVRYHDRHAADVDHLVVVILGALLACTAAVLALARMPRLRYSSALAGLAFGTIALVLLAPSTAWSVVPLVVLLQVSTPVVVATLSGGAAVSAVVVAVPRLTGSRDDVGLVLGCAIAGLVFLLAVALARSALDARARTVRELTATRALVSAAERRADRLEARRHLAAELHDTVVQSVAGALFLADAAERTGEGKHAEDARRALRVAVADTRALVHELESGSGEEAAAGFEGELAEVAARVGASCEVAGEPRALPAEASLAVLRAAQGALGNAERHARATCIALELGYDEHGVVLRIVDDGVGFDPHAMRPGRPDGGHGLSIMRRRLEAVGGSLTIRSDARGTVVEVVVPWVES; encoded by the coding sequence ATGACGAACCGGCCCTCCCCGCGCACGCCGGCGACGGCGGGTCGAGACGGGTGGGCCGCGGGCGCGACGCGTCGCGCGGGTCACCTCGTCGACCGCATGCGACGTCACATGGAGAGGCGCCCGATCATGCCGGCCGCCCTCGCGTTCTCGGCGACCACGGCTGTCGGCACGGTCCGCTACCACGACCGTCACGCCGCCGACGTGGACCATCTGGTCGTCGTGATCCTGGGGGCGCTCCTGGCCTGCACGGCGGCCGTGCTCGCCCTGGCCCGCATGCCGAGGCTCCGTTACTCCTCGGCCCTGGCCGGCCTCGCGTTCGGCACGATCGCCCTCGTCCTGCTCGCACCCAGCACGGCCTGGAGCGTCGTCCCGCTCGTCGTCCTCCTCCAGGTGTCGACTCCCGTCGTGGTCGCGACCCTCTCCGGCGGCGCGGCGGTGTCGGCCGTCGTGGTGGCGGTACCGCGCCTGACCGGCTCGCGGGACGACGTCGGGCTCGTGCTGGGCTGTGCGATCGCGGGCCTCGTCTTCCTGCTCGCCGTGGCGTTGGCCCGGTCCGCGCTCGACGCCCGCGCCCGTACGGTCCGCGAGCTGACGGCCACGCGCGCCCTGGTCTCGGCGGCCGAGCGACGTGCCGATCGGCTCGAGGCCCGACGTCACCTCGCCGCGGAGCTGCACGACACGGTGGTGCAGTCCGTCGCCGGTGCCCTCTTCCTCGCCGACGCCGCCGAGCGCACGGGCGAGGGCAAGCACGCGGAGGACGCGCGCCGGGCGCTCCGGGTCGCGGTCGCAGACACTCGGGCTCTCGTCCACGAGCTCGAGTCGGGGTCGGGGGAGGAGGCGGCGGCCGGGTTCGAGGGCGAGCTCGCCGAGGTGGCCGCTCGAGTGGGTGCCTCCTGCGAGGTGGCCGGAGAGCCGCGAGCGCTTCCTGCCGAGGCGTCCCTCGCGGTGCTCAGGGCGGCCCAGGGGGCGCTCGGCAACGCGGAGCGACATGCGAGGGCCACCTGCATCGCGCTCGAACTCGGGTACGACGAACACGGGGTCGTGCTGCGGATCGTCGACGACGGCGTCGGCTTCGATCCCCACGCCATGCGACCCGGCCGGCCGGATGGCGGGCACGGGCTCTCGATCATGCGGCGACGTCTCGAAGCGGTGGGCGGTTCGCTCACCATCAGGTCCGACGCGCGCGGCACGGTGGTCGAGGTGGTCGTGCCGTGGGTCGAGTCGTGA
- a CDS encoding response regulator — translation MIRVVIVDDHPVLRAGVAAVLASYADIDVVGTTGSPTVVTQLVRDAAPDVVLLDLGLGQRDGGELIPDLVGSTRVLVFTASGTDLAITRALAAGATGYLLKDASSDELAAAVRSVAVGTAVFSHAVAGRMLDRVQRPDETLTPREGEVLELLGAGLTNRAIAARLFLSESTVKTHLVRVFAKLGVDGRAAAVAEATRRGVIELT, via the coding sequence GTGATCCGCGTCGTGATCGTCGACGACCACCCGGTCCTCCGGGCGGGAGTCGCAGCGGTCCTCGCGTCGTACGCGGACATCGACGTCGTCGGCACCACCGGGAGTCCCACCGTGGTCACGCAGCTCGTACGCGACGCCGCTCCCGACGTCGTGCTGCTCGACCTGGGTCTCGGTCAGCGCGACGGGGGAGAGCTCATCCCCGACCTCGTCGGCTCCACGCGGGTCCTGGTCTTCACGGCCTCGGGCACCGACCTAGCGATCACGCGGGCCCTGGCCGCCGGTGCCACGGGGTACCTGCTCAAGGACGCGTCGTCGGACGAGCTCGCGGCGGCCGTGCGGTCGGTGGCCGTCGGGACCGCCGTGTTCTCCCACGCCGTCGCCGGCCGGATGCTCGACCGGGTGCAGCGGCCCGACGAGACGCTGACGCCGCGCGAGGGTGAGGTGCTCGAACTCCTCGGCGCCGGGCTGACGAACCGGGCCATCGCCGCGCGGCTGTTCCTCAGCGAGTCGACGGTCAAGACCCACCTGGTCCGCGTCTTCGCCAAGCTCGGCGTGGACGGCCGCGCCGCGGCGGTCGCGGAAGCGACCCGCCGCGGCGTCATCGAGCTCACCTGA